Proteins encoded by one window of Flagellimonas lutaonensis:
- the serA gene encoding phosphoglycerate dehydrogenase, translating to MVEVARKYVFDFDSTLTQVEALDVLAEMTLQGKSNKDEVVAEIQHITNLGIDGEISFTESLEKRIKLLDAHRDDLDRLVTELRKKISKSIAANKEFFDKFSDDIYVISCGFKEFIDPIVAEYNIPPDRVYANTFKFDEDGNIVGFDETNVLATHNGKIECLKRLDLDGEVQVIGDGYSDYVMREAGIADKFFAYTENVHREKAANNADHVAPNLDEFLFVNDLPRNISYPKNRIKILLLENVHHDAFENLSEDGFSVELVKHSLTEEELVEKVKGIHVLGIRSKTQVTPKVLDAADKLLVVGAFCIGTKQIDLEYAKKRGVVVFNAPYSNTRSVVEMAIGQIIMLMRNIFTRSTELHQGQWNKTAANAHEVRGKNLGIVGYGNIGKQLSVLAEALGMKVYYYDIEDKLALGNARKCDTLEDLLSVSDVVSLHIDDNKANKNFIGEREINQMRDGAHLINLSRGFVVDIPALVDALKSGKIGGAAIDVYPTEPRINGAFETELQGLPNVILTPHIGGSTQEAQKDIASFVPNKIMNYINSGNTVDAVNFPNIRLPKQQNAHRFLHIHKNVPGIMAHINEVLAKYDMNITGQYLSTDSDVGYVITDIDKDYDKEVMKALRNVEHTIKFRVLY from the coding sequence ATGGTAGAGGTGGCACGAAAGTATGTATTCGATTTTGACAGTACCCTGACCCAAGTGGAGGCATTGGATGTTTTGGCTGAAATGACCTTACAGGGAAAATCGAACAAAGATGAGGTCGTAGCAGAAATCCAACACATAACCAATTTGGGCATTGATGGCGAAATATCGTTCACCGAATCGCTTGAAAAACGCATTAAACTGCTCGATGCGCACCGTGATGACCTCGACAGGCTGGTTACAGAACTACGTAAGAAGATATCAAAGTCAATTGCCGCCAACAAGGAGTTTTTTGATAAGTTTTCTGATGACATATACGTAATTTCGTGTGGGTTCAAAGAATTTATAGATCCGATTGTGGCCGAGTACAATATTCCCCCGGATCGCGTGTACGCCAATACTTTCAAATTCGATGAAGACGGCAACATTGTAGGTTTTGATGAAACCAATGTGTTGGCGACGCACAACGGCAAAATAGAGTGCCTAAAAAGATTGGACCTTGATGGCGAGGTACAGGTTATAGGCGATGGCTACAGCGACTATGTGATGCGCGAGGCAGGCATCGCCGACAAGTTCTTTGCCTACACCGAAAACGTGCACCGTGAGAAGGCGGCGAACAATGCCGATCATGTGGCGCCCAATTTAGATGAATTTTTGTTTGTGAACGATTTGCCCAGAAACATATCTTATCCCAAGAACAGGATCAAGATATTGTTGCTCGAAAATGTGCACCATGATGCCTTTGAAAATCTTTCTGAGGACGGTTTTTCTGTTGAACTGGTCAAGCATAGTCTTACCGAAGAAGAACTGGTAGAGAAGGTCAAGGGCATTCATGTGTTGGGTATCCGGTCCAAAACACAGGTAACCCCGAAAGTGCTCGATGCGGCCGATAAGTTATTAGTGGTCGGTGCCTTTTGCATCGGAACCAAGCAAATCGATTTGGAATATGCCAAAAAGCGCGGTGTAGTGGTATTCAATGCGCCTTACAGCAATACGCGTTCGGTGGTAGAAATGGCCATAGGCCAAATCATTATGTTGATGCGCAACATTTTTACCCGCAGCACAGAATTGCACCAAGGCCAGTGGAACAAGACCGCTGCCAATGCCCATGAGGTGCGTGGTAAGAATTTGGGGATTGTGGGGTATGGCAACATTGGCAAGCAATTGTCGGTGCTTGCCGAGGCCCTGGGCATGAAGGTGTATTATTATGACATTGAGGACAAACTTGCACTCGGCAATGCCAGAAAGTGTGATACATTGGAAGATTTATTGTCGGTTTCCGATGTTGTGAGCCTACATATCGATGACAACAAGGCCAACAAGAATTTTATCGGCGAGCGTGAGATCAACCAAATGCGTGATGGGGCACATCTGATAAACCTGTCGAGAGGCTTTGTGGTCGATATACCCGCTTTGGTGGACGCCCTTAAATCGGGTAAGATAGGGGGTGCGGCCATTGACGTGTATCCTACGGAGCCCAGGATCAACGGCGCCTTTGAAACAGAGCTTCAAGGGCTTCCCAACGTAATTTTGACACCACATATCGGTGGTAGTACCCAAGAGGCACAAAAAGACATTGCGAGTTTTGTGCCCAATAAGATCATGAATTATATCAACTCGGGTAACACGGTCGATGCGGTGAACTTCCCCAACATTCGTTTGCCGAAACAGCAAAATGCCCACAGGTTCTTGCACATTCATAAAAACGTACCAGGTATTATGGCCCATATCAATGAGGTACTTGCCAAGTACGACATGAACATCACAGGGCAGTATCTTTCAACAGATTCCGATGTGGGTTATGTGATCACCGACATTGACAAAGACTATGACAAAGAGGTGATGAAAGCACTTCGCAATGTCGAACATACCATCAAGTTTAGGGTGTTGTATTAG
- a CDS encoding methyltransferase family protein, with translation MKIKILPPLVMVIFAGLMYLLDRLLPFGEFDFFGRKEMAVGLTVLALIVFTLALYQFYRAKTTTNPLHPEKAKVLVTRGIFMYSRNPMYLGMLLLLLAYGLKLGNAFNTLLAALFVYYMNQFQIRYEEEALLKKFGRDYKLYCKAVRRWF, from the coding sequence ATGAAAATCAAGATACTTCCGCCCTTGGTCATGGTCATCTTTGCGGGTCTGATGTATTTGCTCGACAGGTTGCTGCCTTTCGGTGAATTCGATTTTTTTGGAAGAAAGGAAATGGCGGTTGGCCTGACCGTTCTCGCCCTTATTGTTTTTACCTTGGCGCTGTACCAGTTCTACCGGGCAAAGACCACGACAAACCCGCTTCATCCCGAGAAGGCAAAAGTATTGGTAACCAGGGGCATATTCATGTATTCACGCAACCCAATGTATTTGGGAATGCTGTTGTTGCTGCTCGCCTATGGTCTTAAGTTGGGAAATGCCTTCAACACCCTTTTGGCAGCCTTGTTCGTTTATTACATGAACCAATTTCAGATCAGGTATGAAGAAGAGGCCCTGTTGAAAAAATTCGGGCGCGACTACAAATTATACTGTAAAGCTGTTCGTCGCTGGTTCTGA
- a CDS encoding non-canonical purine NTP diphosphatase, whose protein sequence is MKLVFATHNQHKYEEVKLLMPKGIELLDLSSINCHEEITETGETLQENAKIKANYITENYGLNCFADDTGLLIEALNGEPGVYSARYAGNQKNSLDNMQKVLRKLMNHQNRKAYFETVIVLNINGEQFSFSGKAYGEIIQRPVGEKGFGYDPIFRPEGYDKTFAELPVEVKNRISHRGKAIGLLVQFLKKYPHTE, encoded by the coding sequence ATGAAGCTCGTATTTGCCACCCATAACCAACACAAATATGAAGAGGTCAAGCTGCTGATGCCAAAAGGGATTGAATTGCTTGATCTTAGCTCGATAAACTGCCATGAAGAAATTACCGAAACTGGCGAAACCCTGCAAGAAAACGCCAAAATCAAGGCCAACTACATCACTGAAAATTATGGGCTCAACTGTTTTGCCGACGATACCGGGCTTTTGATAGAAGCCCTAAATGGCGAACCTGGTGTGTATTCAGCACGGTATGCGGGCAATCAAAAGAATAGCCTTGACAATATGCAGAAGGTTTTGCGCAAACTCATGAACCACCAGAACAGAAAGGCCTATTTTGAAACCGTTATTGTACTGAACATCAATGGGGAACAATTCTCATTTTCAGGAAAGGCGTACGGCGAAATCATTCAAAGGCCGGTTGGGGAAAAAGGCTTTGGGTATGACCCTATTTTTCGCCCGGAAGGATATGACAAGACCTTTGCCGAACTGCCCGTGGAGGTAAAAAATCGCATCAGCCATCGGGGCAAGGCCATAGGGCTTTTGGTGCAGTTTCTAAAAAAATATCCCCATACTGAATAA